In a genomic window of Anoxybacter fermentans:
- a CDS encoding carbohydrate ABC transporter permease, with amino-acid sequence MFSKLKIKGGRPKQTNSNTSELARREQRLAYTLLLPTFIILALIAFYPLGQVFYTSFTDKTFASGEKTHFIGFDNYKRLLSITIKELPPIIDEKTGKQKIDPRTGEKLYERAIRVLPRKPIRYRELTQFSLFGKRYVIGATDRDFIQAIWNTISFTVISVLAETILGLGIALVMNSNFKGRGIMRATMLVPWAVITVVSARIWEFMLAPSRIGFFNMIFEKLGIGDGNMVFLSNKSIALPTLIIVDVWKTTPFMALLILAGLQLIPKSIYEAAKVDGASPIRQFFSITLPLLKPSLAVALVFRTLDALRVFDIFQVLLAQKTYSMASYNYYQLIGNRAMGLASAIGVIIFIIIFGFAVLYMKLLGVDTE; translated from the coding sequence ATGTTTTCAAAGTTAAAGATAAAAGGGGGCAGACCAAAGCAGACCAATAGTAATACTTCAGAACTCGCTAGACGTGAACAACGCCTGGCATATACTTTACTTTTACCTACTTTTATAATTTTAGCACTTATCGCATTTTATCCCTTAGGACAGGTTTTTTATACCAGTTTTACGGATAAAACTTTTGCTAGTGGAGAAAAAACTCATTTTATTGGTTTTGATAATTATAAAAGATTGCTAAGTATAACGATTAAAGAATTACCACCTATTATTGATGAAAAGACGGGTAAACAGAAAATTGATCCAAGAACTGGTGAAAAACTTTATGAACGTGCAATCAGGGTACTGCCCCGTAAGCCAATAAGATACCGTGAATTAACTCAATTTAGTTTATTTGGTAAACGATATGTGATTGGTGCAACGGATAGGGATTTTATCCAAGCAATATGGAATACAATTAGTTTTACGGTAATTTCTGTTTTAGCGGAGACAATTCTTGGTTTGGGAATCGCATTAGTAATGAACAGTAATTTTAAAGGACGCGGAATAATGCGTGCAACCATGTTGGTTCCATGGGCAGTAATAACAGTAGTTTCAGCCCGAATATGGGAGTTTATGCTGGCACCCAGTCGGATTGGTTTTTTTAATATGATCTTTGAAAAGCTGGGTATTGGTGATGGAAATATGGTTTTTTTGAGTAATAAATCTATAGCTTTACCGACTTTGATTATCGTAGATGTATGGAAAACAACTCCCTTTATGGCTTTATTAATTCTGGCAGGTTTACAACTTATACCAAAAAGTATTTATGAAGCAGCAAAAGTTGATGGAGCAAGTCCAATACGTCAATTCTTCAGTATTACATTGCCTCTATTAAAACCATCATTAGCTGTTGCTTTGGTTTTTCGTACTCTGGATGCTTTGCGGGTATTCGATATTTTCCAGGTTCTTTTGGCCCAGAAAACCTATTCAATGGCCAGCTATAATTACTATCAATTGATTGGTAATCGGGCTATGGGATTAGCTTCTGCAATTGGTGTAATCATCTTTATCATTATATTTGGTTTTGCTGTTCTTTATATGAAATTACTGGGAGTTGATACAGAATGA
- a CDS encoding ABC transporter substrate-binding protein, whose product MKRGLVLLLVLALAFGVMGTALAENEKVVITIATGAVGQEYQLSVEAAQRYMELHPDVEVKVLVTPDLATDRLGLYLQFFEAKSSEVDVYQIDVIWPGDLAEHFVDLYEYGAKEVVDQHFPALIENNTVDGRLVAIPWFTDAGLLYYRKDLLEKYGLDVPKTWDELEKAARIIQEGERKAGNPDFWGFVWQGNAYEGLTCDALEWIASNGGGSIISPDKKITINNPNAIEMLERAASWVGTISPPGVIGMSEEDARAIWQAGNAAFMRNWPYAYSLGNAEDSAIKGLFDVAPLPAGKSGKGAATLGGWQLAVSKYSKHPEIAADVALFLASYEEQKIRAIKGSLNPTIKDLYKDPEVLKANPFFGRLYDVFINAVARPSTATAPKYNEVSTLFFRAVHSVLTGEKDAQTAIEELELDLQDLTGFEIGQP is encoded by the coding sequence ATGAAACGAGGGTTAGTGTTGTTGTTGGTATTGGCTTTGGCATTTGGTGTAATGGGAACAGCTCTGGCTGAGAATGAAAAGGTTGTCATTACAATCGCCACCGGAGCTGTTGGACAGGAGTATCAGTTAAGTGTTGAAGCTGCTCAGCGTTACATGGAACTCCACCCAGATGTTGAGGTTAAAGTTTTAGTTACTCCTGATCTGGCTACAGATCGACTGGGGTTGTATCTTCAGTTCTTTGAAGCAAAGAGTTCTGAAGTAGATGTTTATCAAATTGATGTAATTTGGCCTGGCGATCTGGCAGAACACTTTGTTGACCTTTATGAGTATGGTGCTAAAGAAGTCGTTGATCAACATTTCCCTGCTCTGATTGAAAATAATACTGTTGATGGTCGATTGGTTGCTATTCCATGGTTTACGGATGCAGGTTTGCTCTATTACCGGAAAGATTTATTAGAGAAATATGGTCTGGATGTTCCAAAGACCTGGGATGAATTAGAAAAAGCTGCCAGAATTATTCAGGAAGGCGAACGTAAAGCTGGTAATCCTGATTTCTGGGGCTTTGTATGGCAAGGAAATGCTTATGAGGGTTTAACCTGTGATGCTCTCGAGTGGATTGCATCCAACGGTGGAGGTTCTATCATCAGTCCTGATAAGAAGATCACTATCAATAATCCTAACGCAATTGAAATGCTTGAACGTGCTGCGAGCTGGGTAGGAACTATTTCTCCTCCAGGTGTAATTGGTATGAGTGAAGAAGATGCCCGCGCGATCTGGCAGGCTGGTAATGCTGCATTTATGCGTAACTGGCCTTATGCTTACAGTCTGGGTAATGCAGAGGATAGTGCGATTAAAGGTCTCTTTGATGTAGCTCCACTGCCTGCTGGTAAGAGTGGTAAGGGTGCAGCAACTCTTGGTGGATGGCAGTTAGCTGTTAGTAAGTACAGTAAGCATCCTGAAATTGCTGCAGATGTAGCTTTATTCCTGGCTTCTTATGAAGAGCAAAAGATTCGTGCTATTAAAGGTTCTTTGAATCCAACTATTAAGGATCTGTATAAAGACCCAGAAGTACTAAAAGCAAATCCATTCTTTGGCAGACTGTATGATGTATTCATTAATGCTGTAGCTCGTCCATCAACTGCAACTGCTCCAAAATATAATGAAGTATCAACTCTCTTCTTTAGAGCAGTTCATTCAGTTCTGACAGGTGAAAAGGATGCTCAAACTGCAATCGAAGAATTAGAACTTGATCTACAAGACCTTACTGGTTTTGAAATTGGTCAACCATAA
- a CDS encoding carbohydrate ABC transporter permease: MRNKGLIEVIKKGLFWLLVIIIFIYLVFPFYWAINSSLKSEAQLQMTPATFVPRDPETYKFAPTLQNYRAVFSNDKFVRGLINSAIVSMLTTLLALAVGSVSAFALGKLRFKGKTLSLYLILAMTMFPQVTVLSGLYAVINHLGIKAIPSMILSYMLFTLPFTTWVMTSFFKSLPNELLQSAQVDGATPFQTFYKILLPLTAPALVTTGLLSFIAAWNEYLFALTFTSIEPTARTVPVAIALFTGEVSRQIPFGEIMAAAVIVTIPLVVLVLIFQKRIVAGLTAGAVKG, from the coding sequence ATGAGAAATAAAGGATTAATTGAAGTAATAAAGAAAGGATTATTCTGGCTTCTTGTAATAATTATTTTCATTTATCTGGTATTCCCTTTCTATTGGGCAATTAACTCATCACTAAAATCAGAAGCTCAGTTGCAGATGACACCTGCAACTTTTGTTCCTAGAGATCCGGAGACTTATAAGTTTGCTCCTACACTGCAGAATTATAGAGCGGTTTTTAGTAATGATAAATTTGTTCGTGGGCTGATCAATAGTGCGATTGTTTCCATGTTAACAACTTTATTGGCACTAGCTGTTGGTTCAGTTTCTGCATTTGCTCTCGGTAAGCTGCGATTTAAGGGTAAAACACTCTCACTTTATTTAATATTGGCTATGACAATGTTCCCACAGGTAACAGTATTGTCAGGTTTATATGCAGTTATTAACCATTTAGGAATTAAAGCTATTCCAAGTATGATATTATCATATATGCTTTTTACCTTGCCATTTACAACATGGGTTATGACCTCTTTCTTTAAAAGTTTACCAAATGAGCTTTTACAATCTGCACAGGTGGATGGTGCGACACCATTTCAGACTTTTTACAAAATTTTACTTCCTTTGACAGCTCCTGCATTGGTAACAACAGGATTGTTATCCTTCATTGCAGCCTGGAATGAGTATCTGTTTGCTTTAACATTTACTTCAATTGAACCGACTGCTCGAACTGTACCGGTTGCTATCGCTCTCTTTACTGGTGAGGTTTCACGTCAAATACCTTTTGGGGAAATTATGGCTGCAGCGGTAATAGTTACGATTCCTCTGGTTGTATTGGTTCTCATCTTCCAGAAACGGATTGTTGCTGGATTAACTGCTGGTGCTGTTAAAGGCTAA